The following DNA comes from Leptospira stimsonii.
ATCTAGCCATGGTTAGACAATCGGGAACCGGAGAAAAATAAATACCGGCCTTTAAGCGGTTTGATTCTGTAAGCAAATATCTGGTGGCTCAGTCTTTAAGTTGAAACGAACATTTTCCCTCATTCTGAAAGGATCTATTTTAGCCATCCTCCTTGGACTTTTATTCTATTCAGGCGAACTGACTCAACTTCTTTCCAAAAGAAACGATTACCTCGGAAAGGTGATCAAGGAAGTGAAGTTCAAGGGAAATAAAAACACACCGGATAGCGATCTCGAATCGATGATCGATATGCGAATCGGAAAACAACTTACAAAAAAAGTTTTAGACAAGGATCTAAAGACACTTTTTAATTCGGGATTTTTCTACTTCGTTGACATCCAAGCGGAGGACATGGGCGACGGAGTTCGCGTCGTATTTGAATTAAAAGAAAGGCCGCGTGTAAAAGAAGTCGAATTTGTCGGTGCTGACGAGGTTTTTCCAGCGGATCTCCGAGACAAACTTCCTCTAAAAGACAATGAAGTCATTACTCCTCAAAAAATCACAAAATCCAGAGATCTGATTCTACAAAAATACAGGGACGAAGGTTTTTTTCTCGCTTATGTAAAAGTAGAATTGGGAAAACCGGATCCGAAAACAAATCTTGTTCGCGTTCGATTCATCATAGACGAAGGAGAGGAGATCCCCGTATCCAAAATCAACGTCTATGGAAACGAATCCGTGGAAACTTCCGAACTTCTTTCCGTGATGGAAATGAAAGAAGAGGGAGTTTTTGAAGGCGGAAATTTTAAGGAATCCTCTTTCGAAAAGGATAAAGATACGATCATCGCGTATCTCAAAAGCAAAGGTTATTTAGACGCGGAACTCATGCGTGAAGGTACCAACTGGGAAATCCACTGGGAAAATCCGGAAAAGAAAGATCGAAGGGTGATCATCGTAAATATCAAGATTTCGGAAGGACAAGTCTATTTCTTCAACGGTTATACTCTCAATCACGATAAGACCTTGGACGCGGAAGGAAGACCACTCTTTTTGAACAAGGAAAACAATCCTCCCGAAACCCCTAAGGAAGAGTTAAAGCCTCTCTTACCAGTCAAGGAACTGGAGCGGAACTTAGACTATAGCGACGCAGACGTGGGTGTTCTTTTCGATGAAACTCGTTTTATGCGGGATCGCGGAACCATGAACGAACTCTATAGTTCAAGAGGATATCTCTTCGCTCAGGTAATTCCTCGACGAAAGGTAATCTCGCTCGATCGCGAAAATATAGAATACTACGAAAATTGTTATACTCGTAAAACGGAAGAAGAAAGAAAAGTCTGCGAGACCGAATATTCTCAACTTCATATCAAACGTTTAAGACAACTCTATAACACCAAACCCGAGTTACACGGAAAAAAATTCGTTCACGTAGATTTTAATATCCGCGAAAACAACTTGGCGTATGTTGAAAACGTTGTTATCAAAGGAAACAAGAAAACTCAGGATCGGGTGATTCGAAGAGAATTACTTTTCAAACAAGGCGATCTTTTTAATTCTTCTCTCGTAAACCGTTCTCGGGAAAGGATCTATAACCTCGGCTACTTCAAAGAGGTCAACTTCAACATGAGGCCGGGTTCCGATCAGACGAAGATGAATCTCATCATCGAAGTTCTCGAACAGCCGACGGGAACCGTTTCTATGGGGGGCGGTTACGGAACGATCACGGGTTTTTCCATCTTTACCGAAGTGGGGGAAAACAACCTCAACGGAACCGGGCAAAAAATATCCGGAAGAATCGAGTTCGGTCCCTATCGAAGATTGTTCCAGGTTACTTGGACGGAACCTTGGCTCTACAACAAACCTTGGTCTCTTTCTCTTTCTCTTTTTTATTCTTCGAGAATCTACAACGTAGGTGCGGTTTCCATCACCGAAAACAACAACCAGCAGTCGATCAAAGAACAGGCGATTTATTCTCGAGACGGGGTCGGTTTTACGGTCGGGATCGGACATCGTATCTTTATCAACTGGACTCACTTCCACCGTTATTCTCCGAGTATCTATGCTTCCACAAATCCGTCTTCCCTCGTTTCCGATCAGGTTCTCGCGGAAGTGCGAAGAGGATGGCAGTTTCGTTCTCAG
Coding sequences within:
- a CDS encoding BamA/OMP85 family outer membrane protein produces the protein MLAILLGLLFYSGELTQLLSKRNDYLGKVIKEVKFKGNKNTPDSDLESMIDMRIGKQLTKKVLDKDLKTLFNSGFFYFVDIQAEDMGDGVRVVFELKERPRVKEVEFVGADEVFPADLRDKLPLKDNEVITPQKITKSRDLILQKYRDEGFFLAYVKVELGKPDPKTNLVRVRFIIDEGEEIPVSKINVYGNESVETSELLSVMEMKEEGVFEGGNFKESSFEKDKDTIIAYLKSKGYLDAELMREGTNWEIHWENPEKKDRRVIIVNIKISEGQVYFFNGYTLNHDKTLDAEGRPLFLNKENNPPETPKEELKPLLPVKELERNLDYSDADVGVLFDETRFMRDRGTMNELYSSRGYLFAQVIPRRKVISLDRENIEYYENCYTRKTEEERKVCETEYSQLHIKRLRQLYNTKPELHGKKFVHVDFNIRENNLAYVENVVIKGNKKTQDRVIRRELLFKQGDLFNSSLVNRSRERIYNLGYFKEVNFNMRPGSDQTKMNLIIEVLEQPTGTVSMGGGYGTITGFSIFTEVGENNLNGTGQKISGRIEFGPYRRLFQVTWTEPWLYNKPWSLSLSLFYSSRIYNVGAVSITENNNQQSIKEQAIYSRDGVGFTVGIGHRIFINWTHFHRYSPSIYASTNPSSLVSDQVLAEVRRGWQFRSQISNGLAYDIRDNVFNPTQGYDLLFQVDNVGQLLGGQSHFDQYRILAEYYHTWFDYSLFGLFRNNALRRWRVVQEFRSSSLFTFQRVPAYGKQDPIQNPYIQLQDLQFLGGYESLRGWFYNDAKYPTEWRDGAASRMIFGSELRFPIEPSLLWLVTFFDAGALYEEVNRAQGVRRDLFTTYDQRILEAQQKDPVGYALTNSYNLTALRKADYTYEQLNNPANLVLSGNNIALDKFRFSWGVGLRIQIPVLPLRIYFAQKLKYTGVADHPFTKFDSDNAFQFVFGIGDYRF